The Rissa tridactyla isolate bRisTri1 chromosome 6, bRisTri1.patW.cur.20221130, whole genome shotgun sequence genome includes a region encoding these proteins:
- the LOC128911269 gene encoding annexin A8-like protein 1, producing MAWWRAWSEAEGKPMTGALNFDPTPDAQTLYKAMKGLGTDEQAIIDVLTKRSNMQRQQIAKSFKGQFGKDLIESLKSELSGNFERLIVALMYSPFKYDAKELHDAMKGIGTSEDVIIEILASRTKAQIKEIIKAYKEEYGSDLEEDIKSETSGYLEQILVCLLQGERDNATLYVDTALAHQDAETLYAAGEKIRGTDEMQFITILCTRSAIHLLKVFEEYEKLAGKSIEDSIKSETNGSLEDAMLAIVKCTRNIRCYFAERLYDALKGAGTRDGTLIRVIVSRSEVDLNLIKVEFKRIAGKSLSSMILDDTSGDYKTALLNLCGSD from the exons ATGGCATGGTGGAGGGCCTGG aGTGAAGCAGAGGGCAAGCCCATGACAGGTGCTTTAAACTTTGACCCCACACCTGATGCTCAGACTCTGTACAAGGCCATGAAAGGGCTTG GGACTGATGAACAGGCTATAATTGATGTCCTAACCAAGAGGAGCAATATGCAGCGTCAACAGATTGCCAAATCCTTCAAAGGACAGTTTGGAAAG GATCTGATTGAAAGCCTGAAGTCTGAACTGAGTGGCAACTTTGAGAGGCTCATTGTAGCTCTCATGTACTCCCCATTCAAGTATGATGCCAAGGAGCTCCACGATGCCATGAAG GGTATAGGAACAAGTGAAGATGTTATCATAGAGATCCTGGCATCCCGGACAAAAGCGCAGATTAAAGAGATAATCAAGGCATACAAAGAAG AGTACGGTTCTGATCTGGAAGAAGACATAAAATCGGAAACAAGTGGCTACTTGGAACAGATTCTGGTTTGCCTTCTTCAG GGTGAGAGGGACAATGCCACTCTCTACGTGGACACAGCGCTGGCTCACCAGGATGCAGAG ACTCTCTATGCTGCTGGGGAGAAGATACGTGGCACTGACGAGATGCAGTTCATCACCATCTTGTGCACAAGGAGTGCCATACACTTGCTGAAAG TGTTTGAAGAATACGAGAAACTGGCTGGTAAGAGCATAGAAGACTCTATCAAGAGTGAAACTAATGGTTCACTTGAGGATGCCATGCTGGCTATTG TGAAATGCACCAGGAACATTCGTTGCTACTTTGCAGAGAGGCTGTACGACGCTTTGAAG GGGGCTGGCACCCGTGATGGGACTCTTATTAGGGTGATCGTTTCTCGAAGTGAAGTTGACTTAAATCTTATAAAGGTTGAATTCAAGCGTATTGCAGGAAAGTCTCTCTCCAGTATGATTCTG GATGACACCAGTGGCGATTACAAGACAGCCTTACTGAATCTCTGTGGCAGTGACTGA